The DNA sequence TCTTCGTGGCTTAAGcctaagaaaaatcacacaccCCCATCACTGTTCACGGTCTTACCTTTCCTTCTATTACTCAGGTACACctcttttctctttcattaGGTTTAGTACTAAACCCTTAAATTATAATGGTTGGTTtcgtttaataataataataataataataataataataataataataataataataataataatgtaagaaGATTCTAAATTTTGAAGTGCAAAATGATTGTTCTGTGCTGGTGATAGTTTGATTACATGAAAAGTTGTAGTTTTTAGATTGAAACTTAGGCTGTTTACTTCCGTGGAATTGTGTGGTGCAATGGGGTTTCTGTGTGTTGGGTTGAAGTTTATTGCGGAATCTGAGTGCCAATTGATGAGTTTTTTAGTGATTTCATTTGGCCAATGAACTTGTGTGATGAATGAACATGAATCTGTGGAGTGTGCTTAGTTTTTTTGATGGGTTAGTTAATGGATATGACCTGAGGTGGGTGAGTTCTCTCTGTTTAGATAAGTTCTGTGTAATATTGTATGAGTCTTTTTGGTGGTTGGGATAATATTATAACTGAATTTGTTTAATGTGgtggaatgaaaggaatgattGATTGATGAGACAATTTGAGGCGCTGTGACAGTGATTCTGTTAAGATCTTTTTTAAATTGTCATAATAAGATATGGCAAATATGTTGtgcatcagttttttttttttagcaaagtTTGTGTATGCTTTTTAGTTATTCtctaaatgaaaatattgataataCAGAATGGTCATATGTTTTCTCTTTAAAGTACCAGATGGATCTGCTTTATGTATTTTGGGACTATTGTGAGATTAGACAACCAGGAAGTGGGATGAATGCATCCCTTTCTGAAACATTGTGTAGTGTCATTTTCTGTTTCCATCAGTTCtgaggttaaattattttagatactGAGATAAGTTGATTTAGTCGTTGAATGTTGATCTATGTCAGTCATTCTGATTTCACTGGACCATCTATTGGTACAGGTGTGAAAGGTTAAAGCAGAGTGTGAATATCAGGTCTTGTTCTTTTTTCGAAGGTGATTCACTATGTCGATTATTCTTGTGCATAGGCTAATACCAAGCTTCTATATCAGCACTTAACAGATTATGGCATACTGATTTTTGGCATTTTAATCTATGCCATCTGATCTGACATGATTTCTCTACTTGTCTAATCTCAATTGTAATTAAAAGAAATCCGCTCTTGTCAAGGTACTCTCTCCCACTCTTGTGGGAAGACACATGCAACTATGAGCAACGCATATGTTAGCTCAACAATATATGCTGTTAGGTGTAAAGAACCATTTTCATTATCTTTCAATGGCTACTCAAACTTCTGTTACGAAAGATTTGACAGAACCCCATCATACTGTTTGTCATGCTGTGGTTGTTGTGATTACTGTTCAGTCTCCACTTACAGAGTACCCATAAAGCCTTGCCTTATAAATGGCTTGAGGCAATCTGCTCTTCTTCAATTGTCAGCTTCTAGAAGGTTGATATTGGGTGGAGGAGACCATTACCTTTCTCGGCTACCAGCTTATGGTGTCCTCAGAGGTTGTCAGGAGCTTAATTCTTCTGTCAATGAGAGAACTGAttatagtagtagtagtagatGGAGAATAAAGGGAAGATATATTCGTGCTGCCTCCCAGAAAGGGAGAGAATTTTCCCATTCATTTGGTTCTGATGGTGCTGAAGCAGTTCTCAGCTTGTTGAGTGAGGAGGCAGATAAGGATGCTATTTGTAGCAAATGTAAGAATGCGTCTTCATCAAAAAGAGTGGaagttgataaaagaaaaaatgtgagCAGAGAGAAACATTTGAGTTCGAGTGAGAAAGTAGAAACAGAGAAAAAAGGAATTTTGAAACGGCGTGAATCATCCTCCGTAGACTTGAGAAGAGAATATGGAAAAGCCAACCAAGAAAGGGAAGCCTTTGTAAAAAGTGAAAGCCATAGGAAACGAAGAGATGCATCTAGTTGTTCATCTTATTACTCTCTCTCATCAGGAGATTTTGGGAGTGAGCTGGAAGTTCAAGATGAGATTGGTTTGGAAGAGTTGTCACTGGAATATGAGAAGGATGAAGCAAATTGTCTGGAGGAAGTGAAGGAAGAATTCAACAGGCAAGGGGATGACTCAAAGAAGCTGCAGGCTGTTTCAAATAAGGGAAGAATTGCATTTGGTGTGGATATTGATTGGAACCTAAGGAACAAATCTGAAAAGAAGCTGATTGAGGGAACTCTGCAAAACACTGAATCCATAAGAGAACAACAGGATATGCATTCAAGAGAATTTAGAACACATGATTCTGGTCATAAAAAATCATCTATTTCACAAAAGCGAGTCAATAGTGAGGAAGATAAATCTTCTTTTATTGACAATTTGGATAAGAAAGCAAACAAGGCATATATTCAAACAGTAAACAGAAGAAAGCATCAATCTATAGATGTACAAGAGTCTGGTTGTGATGAAGTTGAGACAACTTTGTTATCACAAAAGAAATTCAGTGGCAGGGAAGGGAAGCTTGAGATATCAGAAACAATGTTGAAGGAAACAACTGATGAATATAAAAAGTTTGTTGGTTCAACTTCTACCACAGGAAAGGAAACTTTGACATCGAAGAAGGCATTCAGTGGCAGGGAAGGGAACCTGGCAATATCAGAAACACTTTCACAAGAAACAAatgataaacataaaaaaattgttggttcTACTTCTACCTCTGGAAGGGATGTGATAGATAGAAGTTCCCAGAAATATTCtggaaatttaaaaattgaagacaCTGAAAGGACCTCAAATACTAGGATGAAGGACATGGGAGTGAAAAAAGTTTCAGTTTTGAGTTCTGTTCAGGGAGTGGATAAGCAGAAACACCAAAAAGGAGAGAAGATCATTACACAGATGAAGGATAAAGAGGGGAGAAAAAAATCTGAGCAATTTTCTGAAGTATCAGAAGCTCACAAGTCTAATGTTGAAGATACATCTAGCATAAAGTCTAGAACTAGATTAAagaacatggaagaaaaatcaaacataagCTCAGATGCAAGGGTTACGTTGCTCCAAACAGATAAAAGGACAACTCAGAGTTTCCAACACAGGAAAGGATCTGAACTTGTCAGCACTTTATCAGAAGGCTATGTCAGTGATGAAAAGCAAGTTTCAAGTTCTCAAAAAGCTTATGAGAAGGTGAGATTAATTCCAAAAAGTAAATCAACATCACTTGTTAGAACTAGAGAAAGTTCTAGCCAAACTGATGAAAGGATTGCAAAATTTGAATTGGCCAGAGACGACCAAAGATCTTGCAACCTTTCAATTTCTGATGAAACTAACTCAAGAGAGGAATCCAGCTCCCAGGGATCATTGAGTTTGATTTCTGGGGCTGGAAAACATAGTATATTAGCATCAGGTGAAAAAAGAAGGTCTGCAACAATGTTGATCCCTTCCTCTTCTGAAATGGGTGGAGACTCAGTACAATTTGAACTCACTGCAGGAATTGCAAGCCCTGAGATCTTCCTTGGAACTTCAGAAAGTGGTTCTTCTGCTTTGTATGACAATTCAGGAAGAAGTTCTGCTTTGCATCCAGATGCTATCGATTTAGCTAATCGTTTAGAGAAGTCATCTAGACAGTTTGTTGATGAGTTTGCTGAGAGGGTCATGCATGAAGTAACGACTTCAGAAGCACAAGAGATGGAAGTTACAGGAACAAAGTTGACACTTGAAGTTGGTGGTGATCAGATCTACAGCTCAAGGCAACAAGGCACTCAAAATGACGCTCAGTCAAAGAAGCATGATTCTAGTCGTTCTTCTGGGTTTCCTGGGACAAAAGGACCTTCTGATGAGATGTGGGATGTCATGGAACCATCTGTTGAGCAAGGTCAAGTAGCCAAAGAAACGGATATCAGCAAGGAAACAGGGAAAGCAGTTGTTACTAGAACTGGGAGGTCCTTATGGGGTATGATTGGTGATATTGTTCAATTACGTTGGGGTTCACGTGCTGGTTCCTCCACTTCAGCTGGAAGATCAGCTGAGAGAAACTCACCAAACAAGTCTGACAGTGACACATGGTTTTCTGGGCAGGAGCATGAGGAAACCACTAAAACTaatgtcttaaaaaaaacaagtgtaCCACCACAAGTCATGACTTCTGATAAGTTAAAACCAGGTAAACATTATACCCAAAGTGAGGGAGAGGTGTCTGACAATACAAAACTGAAAGACAGAGGAAAACATCTCGAAGTTGGATTGTCATCCCCAAATACATTGGAAAGTGGATCAATGTCAGTAGGCGCTTCTCATACTTCTGGAGAGGAAAATGTTAGTGGGACTGAGGATAAAAAAGATTTGAAAGCCACTACTTCTGGCACACAAAACATGGAATTACCAATTTCAGTACCTGCCAGAGGGCCTTCTATTGATGGAGAAATTGTAAGCATCGGTGGATCTGACATGTCTGGAGCTGAGTCAGTGGTTCCAATCAAGGAATCTATTGCTCCTGTGCGGTCTGAATTGTCCGGCTCAGAGAGAAAGGATGGAGAGTTGAAGCAAAGAAAGTTTCAACGGAACAGGCAAGTCTTGAGAGATAGGTTTGATGACTGGGAAGAAGCCTATCAATGTGAACTTGAGCAGCGACGCATAGATGAAATGTTCATGAAGGAAGCACTTTTGGAAGCCAAGAAGGCTGCTGATACATGGGAGGTACCTGTTGGTGCTGTTCTTGTGCAGCATGGGAAAATTATTGCTCGAGGCTGCAACTTGTAAGTGAGGATATTATTTCATTCTTTGTAAGTGTAATGGAATTATTTCGTTCTTTGTAATTGccctagtttttaatttttttatttatatctaaaTATCTGTTCCAGAGTTGAAGAGTTACGGGACTCCACTGCCCATGCAGAGATGATTTGTATACGAGAAGCTTCAAAGCTTCTTCGATCATGGAGACTATCAGTAAGTTTTCTAGTTGGAAATTTAAATCTATTTTGATATCACACCGCCCAAAGTTTAATATTCATTGTTGTGATTctcttgtataatttttaagctCATATGGCTAATTTAACATGTGACAATATTCCACCACTTTTAAGTTAAAGAGTAAAGACATCTATAGCTGCAggtctaatatttatttttacagaACAAAGCAAGTTGCCATtgcaaagatatttttaaatttaaataaaatttataaataaaaataaattaaatagtacatgttttcattattaataataagtattttattatataaaataagaataaattaaagagaTGGGGACTTTTAAAATTGAGGACATGAGAGAtctatcaaaaaaattaaatatcatcatTCAACTGGGGAAGTTGAGGCTTTTGTTATTGTCGTCATAAGTGCCTATAATAGAGTTTGATAAACTCTGATTTATCATTGatcagaaaaatgaaaaggcaaattacaaagaaaagagtaatctctatatatagagagtCTTAAAGTCTAACCGTAAACTATCCCTATAACTGACAGCTCACAGATAATGGAAAACAGAATACACAAAGTAAAAACACTTTTAGTGGAATAAGTATACTCTAATAGCCCATGATTAAATATCATTAGACATGTAGTGCCCTTCATCCTTCATCATCACTGAGTAAACTATTGACCATTCATAATTTTACTTACGAATAGTTGGTTGCTATGCAGCTTTCTTAATTCTTATGTGGACTCATTAATTCAAGAACAAGGTTTATTTGCATGCATGCAATGGTGGATATCATTATCGAAATgtctaatgtaaaaatatatattagcaaGATAGATTCATGTTTAAAGAGGGTGAAAttattgaaagagaaaaaaacattagGATCAGATTACTTTATAATC is a window from the Glycine max cultivar Williams 82 chromosome 2, Glycine_max_v4.0, whole genome shotgun sequence genome containing:
- the LOC100795980 gene encoding tRNA(adenine(34)) deaminase, chloroplastic isoform X1: MSNAYVSSTIYAVRCKEPFSLSFNGYSNFCYERFDRTPSYCLSCCGCCDYCSVSTYRVPIKPCLINGLRQSALLQLSASRRLILGGGDHYLSRLPAYGVLRGCQELNSSVNERTDYSSSSRWRIKGRYIRAASQKGREFSHSFGSDGAEAVLSLLSEEADKDAICSKCKNASSSKRVEVDKRKNVSREKHLSSSEKVETEKKGILKRRESSSVDLRREYGKANQEREAFVKSESHRKRRDASSCSSYYSLSSGDFGSELEVQDEIGLEELSLEYEKDEANCLEEVKEEFNRQGDDSKKLQAVSNKGRIAFGVDIDWNLRNKSEKKLIEGTLQNTESIREQQDMHSREFRTHDSGHKKSSISQKRVNSEEDKSSFIDNLDKKANKAYIQTVNRRKHQSIDVQESGCDEVETTLLSQKKFSGREGKLEISETMLKETTDEYKKFVGSTSTTGKETLTSKKAFSGREGNLAISETLSQETNDKHKKIVGSTSTSGRDVIDRSSQKYSGNLKIEDTERTSNTRMKDMGVKKVSVLSSVQGVDKQKHQKGEKIITQMKDKEGRKKSEQFSEVSEAHKSNVEDTSSIKSRTRLKNMEEKSNISSDARVTLLQTDKRTTQSFQHRKGSELVSTLSEGYVSDEKQVSSSQKAYEKVRLIPKSKSTSLVRTRESSSQTDERIAKFELARDDQRSCNLSISDETNSREESSSQGSLSLISGAGKHSILASGEKRRSATMLIPSSSEMGGDSVQFELTAGIASPEIFLGTSESGSSALYDNSGRSSALHPDAIDLANRLEKSSRQFVDEFAERVMHEVTTSEAQEMEVTGTKLTLEVGGDQIYSSRQQGTQNDAQSKKHDSSRSSGFPGTKGPSDEMWDVMEPSVEQGQVAKETDISKETGKAVVTRTGRSLWGMIGDIVQLRWGSRAGSSTSAGRSAERNSPNKSDSDTWFSGQEHEETTKTNVLKKTSVPPQVMTSDKLKPGKHYTQSEGEVSDNTKLKDRGKHLEVGLSSPNTLESGSMSVGASHTSGEENVSGTEDKKDLKATTSGTQNMELPISVPARGPSIDGEIVSIGGSDMSGAESVVPIKESIAPVRSELSGSERKDGELKQRKFQRNRQVLRDRFDDWEEAYQCELEQRRIDEMFMKEALLEAKKAADTWEVPVGAVLVQHGKIIARGCNLVEELRDSTAHAEMICIREASKLLRSWRLSDTTLYVTLEPCPMCAGAILQARVDTVVWGAPNKLLGADGSWIRIFPDGGENVSEQRDMPPAPVHPFHPNMKIRRGVLATECADAMQQFFQLRRKKKKEEPPNGPSSLPVTHHPSKLLNKIHDVFHIMFCL
- the LOC100795980 gene encoding tRNA(adenine(34)) deaminase, chloroplastic isoform X2, which gives rise to MSNAYVSSTIYAVRCKEPFSLSFNGYSNFCYERFDRTPSYCLSCCGCCDYCSVSTYRVPIKPCLINGLRQSALLQLSASRRLILGGGDHYLSRLPAYGVLRGCQELNSSVNERTDYSSSSRWRIKGRYIRAASQKGREFSHSFGSDGAEAVLSLLSEEADKDAICSKCKNASSSKRVEVDKRKNVSREKHLSSSEKVETEKKGILKRRESSSVDLRREYGKANQEREAFVKSESHRKRRDASSCSSYYSLSSGDFGSELEVQDEIGLEELSLEYEKDEANCLEEVKEEFNRQGDDSKKLQAVSNKGRIAFGVDIDWNLRNKSEKKLIEGTLQNTESIREQQDMHSREFRTHDSGHKKSSISQKRVNSEEDKSSFIDNLDKKANKAYIQTVNRRKHQSIDVQESGCDEVETTLLSQKKFSGREGKLEISETMLKETTDEYKKFVGSTSTTGKETLTSKKAFSGREGNLAISETLSQETNDKHKKIVGSTSTSGRDVIDRSSQKYSGNLKIEDTERTSNTRMKDMGVKKVSVLSSVQGVDKQKHQKGEKIITQMKDKEGRKKSEQFSEVSEAHKSNVEDTSSIKSRTRLKNMEEKSNISSDARVTLLQTDKRTTQSFQHRKGSELVSTLSEGYVSDEKQVSSSQKAYEKVRLIPKSKSTSLVRTRESSSQTDERIAKFELARDDQRSCNLSISDETNSREESSSQGSLSLISGAGKHSILASGEKRRSATMLIPSSSEMGGDSVQFELTAGIASPEIFLGTSESGSSALYDNSGRSSALHPDAIDLANRLEKSSRQFVDEFAERVMHEVTTSEAQEMEVTGTKLTLEVGGDQIYSSRQQGTQNDAQSKKHDSSRSSGFPGTKGPSDEMWDVMEPSVEQGQVAKETDISKETGKAVVTRTGRSLWGMIGDIVQLRWGSRAGSSTSAGRSAERNSPNKSDSDTWFSGQEHEETTKTNVLKKTSVPPQVMTSDKLKPGKHYTQSEGEVSDNTKLKDRGKHLEVGLSSPNTLESGSMSVGASHTSGEENVSGTEDKKDLKATTSGTQNMELPISVPARGPSIDGEIVSIGGSDMSGAESVVPIKESIAPVRSELSGSERKDGELKQRKFQRNRQVLRDRFDDWEEAYQCELEQRRIDEMFMKEALLEAKKAADTWEVPVGAVLVQHGKIIARGCNL